In the genome of Nitrospirota bacterium, one region contains:
- the secE gene encoding preprotein translocase subunit SecE produces MKKFFEKISDFFKEVQAELKKISYPTKNETVGSTTVVIIFVFILGFFLASVDSVLMRIVRLVIH; encoded by the coding sequence ATGAAGAAGTTTTTTGAAAAAATTTCAGATTTTTTTAAAGAAGTCCAGGCTGAATTAAAAAAAATATCTTACCCGACCAAAAATGAGACGGTCGGGTCGACAACCGTGGTTATTATTTTTGTATTTATACTCGGTTTTTTTCTTGCTTCGGTGGATTCGGTTCTGATGAGAATTGTTCGTCTGGTGA